A genome region from Candidatus Edwardsbacteria bacterium includes the following:
- a CDS encoding diguanylate cyclase, whose product MSKAKINPIKVFLIILATAMIVGLTAGYFYRPLEPSLQKSISLTIMGFCLALLGIYAILTIRYWRVEKRGSWQFFQVLILTAATGLAVQLSGAVASPLVLLYGLLIVLSIFRSDKWKAVPLASILLIELGSSFLGGRWRQELLPGMTITAALILLYVISLVITRRGRSSGAGGQPVMSFDEPVTVQKDLKEDLASLCSLIQAAMRTKTSAIFRADNLTGTLNMMAFKSYSAEVIKDASLEIRSSLLGWAARERQGLLYASYERDSRDLGYYRKSEEVRSVLSVPVLQESEVIGVLVVDSEQAGAFNENDKILLAGFAEEAAKLVHFHQSHSALGLEKDRLQQWNSRLELMASRLKVNDVIRIIQELIPRLVPCDHIVLLEVLPEPGKARVLLSDPANAGYPAPGTEIDIAGSLSQQAVDLKEWRSVDDFYRRSIGINRFSGDERPDHGFRSVLAAPLLYEDVCHYVLVLESRQPKVFEADRDTIHIIAGQFSLALKSAAMYEEKENLAIRDGLTGLANHRRFQEYLEETITKAGSQPVGIALFDIDFFKKLNDNYGHPIGDAVLKEVAARLKRSISSFDFVARYGGEEFIAVWPGRNDKETAQLAEQVRLAIEGEKFKTTAGDLPVTVSLGVASYPQDAKKKAELIKAADEALYAAKKGGRNKVVRFAAMEKDPG is encoded by the coding sequence ATGTCCAAAGCCAAGATAAACCCCATCAAGGTGTTTTTGATCATTCTGGCAACGGCAATGATCGTGGGCCTGACCGCCGGGTATTTTTACCGTCCGCTGGAACCCTCGCTGCAGAAGAGCATCAGCCTGACGATCATGGGTTTTTGTCTGGCCCTGCTGGGGATATACGCAATTCTGACGATCAGATACTGGCGGGTGGAAAAACGGGGAAGCTGGCAGTTTTTTCAGGTCCTGATCCTGACCGCCGCCACCGGCCTGGCGGTCCAGCTTAGCGGAGCTGTGGCCTCGCCGCTGGTGCTTTTATACGGCCTGTTGATAGTCCTTTCCATCTTCCGCAGCGATAAGTGGAAAGCCGTGCCTCTGGCATCCATCCTGCTGATCGAGCTGGGTTCCAGTTTTCTGGGCGGACGCTGGCGGCAGGAATTGCTGCCGGGCATGACTATAACCGCCGCATTGATACTGCTCTATGTCATCAGCTTGGTAATCACCAGGCGGGGGCGCAGTTCCGGAGCAGGCGGCCAGCCGGTAATGTCATTCGATGAGCCGGTTACCGTCCAAAAAGACCTTAAAGAGGACCTGGCCTCGCTGTGCAGCCTGATACAGGCGGCCATGAGAACCAAGACCAGCGCCATTTTCCGGGCTGACAATCTTACCGGCACTTTGAATATGATGGCTTTCAAAAGCTACAGCGCCGAGGTCATCAAGGATGCCTCCCTGGAGATCCGCAGCAGCCTTTTGGGCTGGGCGGCCCGGGAGCGCCAGGGCCTTTTATATGCCAGTTACGAAAGGGACTCAAGGGACCTGGGATATTACCGAAAATCCGAGGAGGTCCGCTCGGTGCTGTCGGTGCCGGTGCTGCAGGAGAGCGAAGTGATCGGGGTGCTGGTGGTTGACAGCGAACAGGCCGGGGCTTTCAATGAAAACGACAAGATTCTTTTGGCCGGGTTCGCCGAGGAGGCGGCCAAGTTGGTGCATTTTCATCAGAGCCACTCGGCCCTGGGGCTGGAGAAGGACCGGCTGCAGCAGTGGAACAGCCGCCTGGAGCTGATGGCCTCACGCCTGAAGGTCAACGATGTCATCAGGATAATCCAGGAGCTGATCCCCCGGCTGGTGCCCTGCGACCATATAGTCCTGCTGGAGGTGTTGCCCGAGCCGGGGAAGGCCCGGGTGCTGTTGTCCGACCCGGCCAATGCCGGCTACCCCGCCCCGGGAACGGAGATAGACATTGCCGGCTCGCTGTCCCAGCAGGCGGTCGATCTAAAGGAATGGCGCTCGGTGGATGATTTTTATAGGCGGTCCATAGGCATCAATCGTTTCTCAGGAGACGAGCGACCGGACCACGGATTTCGCTCGGTGCTGGCGGCGCCGCTGTTATACGAGGATGTCTGCCATTACGTGCTGGTGCTGGAAAGCCGCCAGCCTAAAGTCTTTGAGGCCGACCGCGACACCATTCACATCATCGCCGGGCAGTTCTCGCTGGCCCTGAAGAGCGCCGCCATGTACGAGGAAAAGGAGAATCTGGCCATCCGGGACGGCCTGACCGGGCTGGCCAACCATCGCCGGTTCCAGGAATATCTGGAGGAGACCATTACCAAGGCCGGCAGCCAGCCGGTGGGCATAGCTCTGTTCGATATTGATTTCTTCAAGAAACTCAACGACAATTACGGACATCCCATAGGCGATGCGGTGCTCAAGGAAGTGGCCGCCCGGCTGAAGAGAAGCATCTCGTCCTTCGACTTCGTGGCCCGCTACGGCGGAGAGGAATTCATAGCGGTGTGGCCGGGACGGAACGACAAGGAGACCGCCCAGCTGGCCGAGCAGGTGCGCCTGGCCATAGAGGGAGAAAAATTCAAGACCACGGCCGGGGATTTGCCGGTGACCGTCAGCCTGGGGGTGGCTTCCTATCCCCAGGACGCCAAGAAGAAGGCCGAATTGATAAAAGCAGCCGATGAGGCTCTGTATGCGGCCAAGAAGGGCGGGAGGAACAAAGTGGTCCGGTTCGCCGCCATGGAGAAGGACCCGGGTTAG